In Nocardia sp. NBC_00403, one DNA window encodes the following:
- a CDS encoding DUF5996 family protein → MDAVEPLPALPLESWRPTKETLHRFAQIVGKVALAKGIRRNHWWHMTYRLTARGWTTVPLGSARNGPVFACTFDFFDHVLRIATDRGIEVEIDLPMQSVATFYGDVMTGLRDLGIDVVLPHPHPFDLPDAARPFEDDTDHAAYDPELAQRAFRVHSQVGRILEEFSATYSGKISPVQLFWHTFDLAVQRFSERQIDMPATVDSVTREAYSREVISAGFWFGDAKVPEPTFYSYIAPEPAGLTDRLLPAGALWVPSGAGHAAYYPYDKARLSPDPVGAALEFFQSVYAAGSELAGWDAAQLACWGGITDPVLEAKHSWPEWPE, encoded by the coding sequence ATGGACGCTGTCGAGCCGCTGCCCGCCCTGCCGTTGGAATCCTGGCGCCCCACCAAGGAGACACTGCACCGGTTCGCCCAGATCGTCGGCAAGGTTGCCCTTGCCAAGGGCATCCGGCGCAACCACTGGTGGCATATGACCTATCGGCTCACTGCGCGCGGCTGGACCACGGTCCCGCTCGGTTCTGCTCGCAACGGACCGGTATTCGCCTGCACCTTCGACTTTTTCGATCATGTGCTGCGGATAGCGACCGATCGTGGCATCGAGGTCGAGATCGATCTGCCGATGCAGTCTGTCGCCACCTTCTACGGCGACGTCATGACTGGTCTGCGTGATCTCGGTATCGATGTCGTACTGCCGCACCCACATCCCTTCGATCTGCCGGACGCGGCGCGCCCGTTCGAGGACGACACCGACCACGCCGCTTACGACCCGGAGTTGGCGCAGCGGGCGTTTCGGGTGCACAGCCAGGTCGGGCGGATACTCGAGGAGTTCAGCGCCACCTATTCCGGCAAGATCAGCCCGGTGCAATTGTTCTGGCACACATTCGATCTCGCGGTGCAGCGATTCTCCGAGCGGCAGATCGATATGCCTGCGACGGTCGACTCGGTGACGCGCGAAGCGTACTCGCGCGAGGTCATCAGCGCTGGATTCTGGTTCGGCGACGCCAAGGTGCCCGAGCCGACGTTCTATTCCTACATCGCACCCGAGCCCGCCGGGCTCACCGATCGCCTGCTGCCCGCGGGTGCGCTGTGGGTGCCGTCCGGTGCGGGGCACGCCGCGTACTACCCCTACGACAAAGCCCGTCTGTCCCCGGATCCGGTCGGCGCCGCGCTCGAGTTCTTCCAGTCCGTCTACGCGGCCGGATCCGAGCTCGCCGGATGGGATGCCGCCCAGCTGGCCTGCTGGGGCGGCATCACCGACCCGGTGCTCGAGGCGAAGCACTCATGGCCGGAATGGCCGGAGTGA
- a CDS encoding WS/DGAT/MGAT family O-acyltransferase, with translation MELISPIDAVFLLAESREHPMHVGSLQLFEAPEDAGPDFAQLTYEKLSADREFHPTFRKRPATWLGAPQVGWTQEGDVELEYHLRRAALPAPGRFDQLLDLASRLHSTLLDRHRPLWEIHLVEGLGDGRFAIYSKMHHALIDGVAAQRVLARTLTNDPNSAETRVPWHLPRSTRPPKAAAAGSGLGNAARNLLSAAGSVPAAVRVARAALVEQQLTLPFDAPRSMFNVPIGGARRCAVRSWPLERVKQVKKATGSTINDVVLTMSAGALRSYLIERNALPDKPLIAMVPMSLRATDEDEDTNGNKIGAILCNLATDVEDPIERLRVVSESMRRSKEVYNSLSSAQAMALSAVMLSPLALTLLPGVVSWTNPPFNIVISNVPGAREPQYWNGARLDATYPMSIPMDGQAVNITLTTNADNLDFGLVGCRRSVPQLHRLLDHLEDALTGLEQAAR, from the coding sequence ATGGAACTCATTTCACCGATCGATGCCGTCTTCCTGCTCGCCGAATCGCGTGAGCACCCGATGCATGTCGGCTCCTTGCAATTGTTCGAGGCACCCGAGGACGCCGGTCCGGATTTCGCACAGCTGACCTACGAGAAGCTCTCGGCGGACAGGGAATTCCACCCGACCTTCCGCAAACGCCCCGCGACGTGGCTCGGCGCGCCACAAGTGGGCTGGACCCAGGAAGGCGACGTCGAGCTCGAATACCACCTCCGACGAGCCGCCCTACCTGCCCCGGGGCGATTCGACCAGCTGCTCGACCTGGCCTCCCGCCTGCACAGCACACTGCTCGACCGCCATCGTCCGCTGTGGGAGATCCATCTCGTGGAGGGCCTCGGTGACGGCCGCTTCGCGATCTATTCCAAGATGCACCACGCGCTGATCGACGGCGTCGCGGCACAGCGTGTGCTGGCGCGGACGCTGACCAACGACCCGAACTCCGCCGAGACCCGGGTGCCCTGGCACCTGCCGCGCTCGACGCGCCCACCCAAGGCCGCCGCTGCCGGGTCCGGGCTGGGCAATGCGGCACGAAATCTGTTGTCGGCGGCAGGTTCCGTGCCTGCCGCCGTGCGGGTTGCCCGTGCCGCACTTGTTGAGCAGCAGTTGACGCTACCGTTCGATGCGCCGCGCTCGATGTTCAATGTGCCCATCGGTGGCGCCCGCCGGTGTGCGGTCCGATCGTGGCCGCTGGAGCGGGTCAAGCAGGTCAAGAAGGCGACCGGCTCGACCATCAACGATGTCGTGCTCACCATGTCCGCCGGCGCTCTTCGCTCCTATCTGATCGAGCGAAATGCCTTGCCGGACAAGCCGTTGATCGCGATGGTCCCGATGTCGCTGCGGGCCACCGACGAGGACGAGGACACCAACGGCAACAAGATCGGCGCGATCCTGTGCAACCTGGCCACCGATGTCGAGGACCCGATCGAACGACTCCGGGTGGTGAGCGAGTCGATGCGCCGCAGCAAAGAGGTCTACAACTCGCTGTCGAGCGCCCAGGCCATGGCGCTGTCCGCGGTGATGCTCAGTCCGCTCGCGCTGACCCTGCTGCCCGGCGTCGTCTCCTGGACCAATCCCCCGTTCAATATCGTCATCTCCAATGTCCCCGGCGCGCGCGAACCGCAGTACTGGAACGGCGCCCGCCTCGATGCCACCTATCCGATGTCGATTCCGATGGACGGCCAGGCGGTGAACATCACCCTCACCACCAATGCCGACAATCTCGACTTCGGCCTGGTCGGCTGCCGCCGCAGTGTGCCGCAGTTACACCGCCTGCTCGACCACCTGGAGGACGCGCTGACCGGCCTGGAGCAAGCCGCTCGATAG
- a CDS encoding NAD(P)H-dependent flavin oxidoreductase, protein MRTEICDRLGIEFPIFAFTHCRDVAAAVSNAGGLGVLGAVGFTAEELEVELAWLDEHVNGVYGVDLVIPSKYEGKGIDGLSPEELEAKLAELVPQGHRDFAEQILADHNVPHLPDSEHHNQLLGWTATTVAPQIEVILRHPKAKLVANALGTPPPDVVRQIQDSGRLIGALCGSVKHALNHKKAGLDFVVCQGTEGGGHCGEIASMVLWPQVVDAIGDMPMLAAGGIGNGRQVAAAMAMGAAGAWTGSLWLTVEEANVPPAQMQTYIDATSHDTVRSRSWTGKPCRMLKNDWTEAWEQADNPDPLPMPLQMMVALDGVKRGHRYPEAAKDVNFNPVGQVVGQLNKVERSADVVGRLIQEYVEACDRLNKLNDAL, encoded by the coding sequence ATGCGTACCGAAATCTGCGATCGGCTGGGGATCGAGTTCCCCATCTTCGCCTTCACCCATTGCCGCGACGTGGCGGCCGCGGTCAGCAATGCAGGCGGGCTCGGCGTGCTCGGCGCGGTGGGCTTCACCGCCGAGGAGCTGGAAGTAGAACTGGCGTGGCTCGATGAGCACGTGAACGGCGTCTACGGCGTCGACCTGGTCATCCCCTCCAAGTACGAGGGTAAGGGCATCGACGGGCTGAGCCCCGAGGAGCTGGAAGCCAAACTAGCGGAACTGGTTCCGCAGGGACACCGCGATTTCGCCGAGCAGATCCTTGCCGACCACAATGTTCCGCACCTGCCCGACAGCGAACACCACAACCAGCTGCTCGGTTGGACCGCGACCACGGTGGCACCGCAGATCGAAGTGATCCTGCGCCATCCCAAGGCCAAGCTGGTAGCCAACGCACTCGGCACGCCGCCGCCGGACGTCGTGCGTCAGATCCAGGACTCGGGCCGCCTGATCGGCGCGCTGTGCGGCTCGGTGAAGCACGCGCTCAACCACAAGAAGGCCGGCCTGGATTTCGTGGTCTGCCAGGGCACCGAGGGCGGCGGACACTGCGGCGAGATCGCGTCGATGGTGTTGTGGCCGCAGGTCGTGGACGCCATCGGCGATATGCCGATGCTGGCCGCGGGTGGCATCGGCAACGGCCGCCAGGTCGCCGCGGCCATGGCGATGGGCGCGGCGGGCGCGTGGACCGGCTCGCTGTGGCTGACCGTCGAGGAGGCCAATGTGCCGCCCGCGCAGATGCAGACCTACATCGACGCCACCAGCCATGACACCGTGCGCTCGCGGTCGTGGACCGGTAAGCCCTGCCGCATGCTGAAGAACGACTGGACCGAAGCATGGGAGCAGGCCGACAATCCCGACCCGCTGCCTATGCCGCTGCAGATGATGGTGGCGCTGGACGGCGTCAAGCGCGGGCACCGCTACCCCGAGGCCGCCAAGGACGTGAACTTCAACCCCGTCGGCCAGGTGGTCGGCCAGCTGAACAAGGTGGAGCGCTCCGCGGACGTGGTCGGCCGCCTGATCCAGGAGTACGTGGAGGCGTGCGACCGCCTCAACAAACTCAACGACGCACTCTGA